The Chitinivorax sp. B genome window below encodes:
- a CDS encoding polymorphic toxin-type HINT domain-containing protein, translating to MSYSTRIVLLIALASLLGQSTLANVPAYLPNPPATAAAPAPKPAATKPKTTPKADSRAAALAAQTSKQLVDLILLLSTDDEKPPTPGGGSGGSPATDWDISALPELPAISGTSLTSPGWTDAKPTAVQPVRYAVPVPGNTVGSLPGKLSVDSGGAAVYEIPLALPRGVKGLVPELALRYNSHAGNGPLGMGWTLGGASAVTRCAKTIAQDAQVGAVEFDTHDGFCLDGERLIPTGVDTATGWNEYRTALEGFSRIVSIGPADRPTFFQVYTRDGRILDYGSSPDSQIDVNVPGMARPGSGASRRAVTAGNPIHTWALNLRRDRDGNTIHYQYQKDRNGGQYRLANVSYAGNRVIFDYAKRPDTQFAKVGTAALWNDYRISTISIYAAGFSEAITQYTLQYHPSEMTAVSRLESIQQCGIDPTSRSKTCYNGTRFDWSNPQPTKLLVRGTDDILLHSNWITLPSTLQYVKQPGGPTFTVPRILSDVLYGFNVAPGLKEYKFSSISQGIDGRMYFGYDVLKQGALQSTYQQCSDQKILQSRAGWSGEHSTLKSVLTDGEQLTQCQDPSPWGTPVFNISAANVKAFDQTEHYLAMHDAISGNLQVEACCTGTRGSPYTVLPPAGRKLRSFLLQEAPTGHHLSAYLLDDQGDVWTRPIIFAEPPSNVWQAVVTGRKVTDFRVEDGRVLISNQAGELWLRGQGRAEFRKLANNVQSFQWGASKLGVLVNGSLYTAPVNEVDELIRTNRHITSTFWKAQAGEVRSFFLSRGGIYVTDSHGTLHHKKDTAADRFYQVASHVGLARPGSLGSYDRYGDGARNYETLLVGSSSVDPDKIVRIVDGLGAESKISYDLTDNPQLYQDPLPVVYPSVRPTKALTVVATIERSNGIGGFLTHRYSYRAGRFDTKGRGFLGFHQVMATDPLGVDTLTHYGQGWPYTGAVMAVKKQKDRNLLSEDTFTYTVNNLTPGRVHRYANGSQSHTYDPLIANRLLISKKTEYNQVDEYGNVGQTIVTTKSLDAANQWQTSQTVTTTQYTNQPGMWLLGLPTQVSTTVTGFDGDSKTTVSRSSYYPDQPHRLKTVDSGGTAAGFDVKHKLTTQLTYDGVGNVTQTDVTGFTRLSDGANPTPVIETRSSRQTYDTSGRFVIGLQHALDIATNRPTQEQRGYDTRFADSLNGVIDRNHLTLQQASYDALGRIVSETLPDGRLRRYQYQGCTSSCPATGSYQIVISETARPNKTLSLDALGRELRTEVIGFDGAPVWQDKQYNALGQLDGESRPYRPGAMARWTRHSYDLLGRLQKVTLPNAGTLTHSYDGLASTETKTVASNNQQTVVSRKLSNGLGQIVQIEQTKVDGKLTQRFAYDPLGTLAKVTDTKGNVIAMTIDALGRKVATIDPDMGRWEYDYNAFGELIAQRDANYLQQPAGQQPTRLHYDALGRLVKRTERDLTSMWEYDTAANGIDKLAKVSADNQTARSLSYDRLGRVQTLTDQLDTTYTLTNSYDPATGLLASRSYPNGFTLRYQYTPSGYLQAIREADSSKLYWQANTTNAAGQVTQFLLGNGHTVNRNYYETDGLLQAVMTRNAAGQAIQDFGFEFDQLGNLKKRVDYSLDPAANKPLNLAETFDYDRLNRLTQAILTNAGQSIYKFYSYDDLGNLVSKSDFSYHYVYGNGRPHAVSMAYALNAPTDSTKATLYRYDDNGNLTDELIGGSPVRNASYFASNLPKAVQRFGSTAASVSFVYDAERLRVKETASGPTGNSTLYHLRPETHGGAHYEKETKGNTTTHHVYLYAGSELVGKVSQQAGNANKTAHYFLTDHLGSIAVITDDAGAVIERLAYDPFGKRRLPSGPDQAGLNGTTTRHGFTGHDHLDGVELVHMNGRIYDPRAGRFMTPDPNVFYPDNSQDFNRYAYVHNNPLSATDPSGFALMSLSDTFLSGHAFERTLSDALFRQIDRQFNNQLNQNFSGNAGYAYNSRGGSYYASSVITTSNAYSERSSGSVTFASQAQPAQVYGASNSVQATGSAISDFFGSVKASAKEVWADSKEWARGNWQQFKNDANFAAEHPSLDFLNSMPATAGASGFGNWLAGLGKGAGTAGQIVNSCCCFPAGTPVETEFGSQPIEQIKVGQRVYARDPQTGATALKPVTQLMTTQGKPLYQLVTRNLVTGAIEQMNVTDNHPYWVQGQGWVDAAALKPYMVLDSLNQGALLVVSLTSLNRVETTYNFTVADFHTYFAGKQKAFVHNNGNCACARAITTSVEVLSNSKLSHINGTIGELRGYQNAIENLGHIGIAAPGKATARGADFITFSVDAEKIFVWDAKYRGPNGIHPTTLSPEKLKRWMPEVRSAIENLPDGPLKDAATSALQKGNVGGAIFKWPQ from the coding sequence ATGTCCTATTCGACCCGCATCGTGCTGTTGATCGCCCTGGCCAGCCTGTTAGGTCAATCCACGTTGGCCAATGTGCCAGCGTATTTGCCCAATCCACCCGCCACAGCGGCCGCCCCGGCACCCAAGCCAGCTGCCACCAAGCCTAAAACCACCCCCAAAGCCGACAGCAGGGCCGCTGCCCTGGCCGCGCAGACCAGCAAGCAACTGGTCGATCTGATCCTGCTGCTGAGCACGGATGACGAGAAACCGCCGACCCCTGGCGGCGGCAGTGGGGGCAGCCCTGCCACCGATTGGGACATTTCGGCCTTGCCGGAACTACCCGCCATCAGTGGCACCTCGCTGACCTCACCCGGTTGGACGGATGCCAAGCCGACGGCGGTGCAACCGGTCCGATATGCCGTGCCGGTACCCGGCAACACGGTGGGCAGCCTGCCCGGCAAGCTGTCGGTTGATAGCGGGGGCGCGGCGGTCTATGAAATACCGCTGGCGTTGCCACGTGGGGTCAAAGGCTTGGTGCCGGAACTGGCCTTGCGTTACAACAGCCATGCTGGCAATGGCCCCTTAGGCATGGGTTGGACCCTGGGCGGGGCGTCCGCGGTGACCCGCTGTGCCAAGACCATCGCCCAGGATGCCCAGGTCGGGGCAGTCGAATTCGATACTCATGACGGGTTCTGCCTGGATGGCGAGCGCTTGATTCCCACCGGGGTGGATACCGCCACCGGCTGGAACGAATACCGCACCGCCCTGGAAGGGTTCAGCCGGATCGTGTCGATTGGGCCGGCTGATCGGCCGACTTTCTTTCAGGTCTATACCCGCGATGGCCGGATACTGGATTACGGCAGCAGCCCGGATAGTCAGATTGACGTCAACGTGCCTGGGATGGCGCGCCCTGGCTCAGGGGCCAGTCGTCGTGCGGTAACCGCGGGCAATCCTATCCATACCTGGGCATTGAACCTGCGCCGCGACCGTGACGGCAACACCATCCACTATCAATACCAGAAAGACCGCAACGGCGGCCAGTATCGCTTGGCCAATGTCAGCTATGCTGGTAACCGGGTGATATTCGACTATGCCAAACGCCCGGATACCCAATTTGCCAAGGTCGGCACTGCCGCGCTGTGGAACGATTACCGAATCAGTACCATTTCGATTTACGCCGCCGGCTTCAGCGAGGCCATCACCCAGTACACCCTGCAATACCACCCCAGCGAAATGACGGCGGTGTCGCGGCTGGAAAGCATCCAGCAATGCGGCATCGATCCGACCAGCCGCAGCAAAACCTGTTACAACGGCACCCGCTTCGATTGGTCGAATCCCCAGCCAACGAAACTGCTGGTGCGCGGTACCGACGACATCTTGCTGCACAGCAACTGGATCACCCTGCCCAGTACCTTGCAATACGTCAAGCAACCGGGCGGGCCAACCTTCACCGTGCCGCGCATCCTCAGCGATGTGCTGTATGGCTTCAATGTCGCACCAGGGCTGAAAGAATACAAGTTCAGTTCCATCTCGCAAGGCATCGACGGCCGCATGTATTTCGGCTACGACGTGCTGAAGCAGGGCGCCCTGCAATCCACCTATCAGCAGTGCAGTGACCAGAAAATCCTGCAATCCCGTGCTGGCTGGTCGGGTGAGCACAGCACGCTGAAATCCGTGCTGACCGATGGCGAACAGCTGACCCAATGCCAAGACCCCAGCCCCTGGGGCACCCCGGTGTTCAACATCAGCGCCGCCAACGTCAAAGCCTTCGACCAGACCGAGCATTATCTGGCCATGCACGATGCTATCAGCGGTAACCTGCAGGTGGAAGCCTGCTGTACCGGCACCCGTGGCAGCCCCTATACGGTGCTGCCGCCAGCGGGTCGCAAACTGCGCAGTTTCCTGCTGCAGGAAGCGCCAACCGGGCATCACCTGTCCGCCTACCTGCTGGACGATCAGGGCGATGTGTGGACGCGGCCGATCATTTTTGCCGAGCCCCCATCCAATGTCTGGCAAGCGGTGGTGACTGGCCGCAAGGTGACGGATTTCCGGGTGGAAGACGGTCGGGTGTTGATCAGCAACCAGGCCGGGGAATTGTGGCTACGCGGTCAAGGTCGCGCCGAGTTCCGCAAGCTGGCCAACAACGTCCAGTCGTTCCAGTGGGGTGCCAGCAAACTGGGCGTGCTGGTCAACGGCAGCCTGTATACCGCGCCCGTGAATGAGGTGGATGAGCTGATCCGGACCAATCGCCACATCACCAGTACTTTCTGGAAAGCCCAGGCGGGCGAAGTCAGAAGCTTTTTCTTGTCACGCGGTGGCATCTATGTCACGGATAGCCACGGCACCCTACATCATAAAAAGGACACCGCCGCCGACCGCTTTTACCAGGTCGCCAGCCATGTCGGGCTGGCGCGGCCGGGTAGCCTGGGCTCGTATGACCGCTATGGCGACGGGGCGCGCAACTATGAAACGCTGTTGGTCGGCAGCAGCAGTGTCGATCCGGACAAGATTGTACGCATCGTCGATGGCTTGGGCGCTGAAAGCAAAATCAGCTATGACCTGACCGACAACCCCCAGCTGTATCAGGACCCCCTGCCGGTGGTCTATCCGAGCGTGCGCCCGACCAAGGCACTGACCGTGGTCGCCACGATTGAGCGCAGCAACGGGATCGGTGGGTTCCTCACCCACCGATACAGCTACCGTGCCGGCCGTTTCGATACCAAGGGGCGCGGCTTCCTGGGCTTCCACCAGGTGATGGCCACCGATCCGCTTGGGGTGGACACCCTCACCCACTATGGCCAGGGCTGGCCGTATACCGGGGCAGTGATGGCGGTCAAAAAACAGAAGGACCGCAACCTGCTCAGCGAGGACACCTTCACCTACACAGTGAACAACCTGACCCCGGGCCGGGTGCATCGCTATGCCAACGGCAGCCAGTCCCATACGTACGACCCGCTGATAGCCAATCGGCTGCTGATCAGCAAAAAGACCGAATACAACCAAGTGGATGAGTATGGCAACGTCGGGCAGACCATCGTCACCACCAAGAGCCTGGATGCCGCCAATCAGTGGCAGACCAGCCAGACTGTCACCACCACGCAATACACCAATCAGCCGGGCATGTGGCTGTTAGGCTTGCCCACCCAGGTCAGCACGACTGTGACCGGCTTTGATGGCGACAGCAAGACCACCGTCAGCCGCTCCAGCTATTACCCCGACCAGCCGCACCGCCTCAAGACGGTGGACAGTGGTGGCACCGCAGCCGGCTTTGACGTCAAGCACAAGCTGACCACCCAATTGACTTATGACGGTGTCGGCAATGTCACGCAAACCGATGTCACGGGGTTCACCCGCCTGAGTGACGGCGCCAACCCCACACCCGTGATCGAAACCCGTTCCAGTCGTCAAACCTACGATACTTCCGGCCGCTTCGTGATCGGTCTCCAGCATGCGCTGGATATCGCCACCAATCGCCCCACCCAGGAGCAACGCGGCTATGACACCCGCTTCGCTGACAGCTTGAACGGAGTGATCGACCGTAACCACCTGACCTTACAGCAGGCCAGCTATGACGCGCTGGGCCGCATCGTCAGCGAAACGCTGCCCGATGGCCGCCTACGCCGCTATCAGTACCAAGGGTGCACCAGCAGTTGCCCTGCCACCGGCAGCTATCAGATCGTCATCAGCGAAACCGCGCGTCCCAACAAAACCCTCTCCCTGGATGCCTTGGGCCGTGAGTTACGCACGGAAGTGATTGGCTTTGACGGCGCGCCAGTCTGGCAAGACAAGCAATACAACGCCCTTGGCCAACTGGACGGCGAATCCCGCCCGTATCGTCCCGGTGCCATGGCACGATGGACCCGCCACAGCTATGACCTGTTGGGCCGGCTGCAGAAAGTGACCTTACCGAACGCCGGTACCCTTACCCACAGCTATGACGGCTTGGCCAGCACCGAGACCAAGACCGTGGCCAGCAACAATCAGCAGACCGTGGTCAGCCGCAAACTCAGCAACGGCCTGGGGCAAATCGTGCAGATCGAGCAGACCAAGGTCGATGGCAAGCTGACTCAGCGCTTTGCCTATGACCCATTGGGCACCTTGGCCAAGGTGACGGATACCAAGGGCAACGTCATCGCCATGACCATTGATGCGCTGGGGCGCAAGGTGGCAACCATTGACCCGGACATGGGCCGCTGGGAGTACGACTATAACGCCTTCGGAGAATTGATCGCACAGCGTGACGCCAACTACTTGCAACAGCCGGCCGGCCAGCAACCGACCCGCCTGCACTATGACGCCTTGGGCCGGCTGGTGAAGCGCACCGAACGCGACCTGACCAGCATGTGGGAATACGACACGGCGGCGAACGGTATCGACAAGCTGGCCAAGGTCTCTGCCGACAATCAGACTGCCCGCAGCTTGAGCTATGACCGCCTGGGCCGCGTTCAGACCCTGACCGACCAGCTGGATACCACCTACACCCTGACCAACAGCTACGACCCAGCAACCGGTTTGCTGGCCAGCCGCAGCTATCCCAACGGCTTCACGCTGCGTTACCAGTACACCCCGTCAGGCTATCTGCAAGCCATCCGCGAGGCCGACAGCAGCAAGCTGTACTGGCAGGCCAACACCACCAATGCCGCCGGGCAGGTCACCCAGTTCCTGCTGGGCAACGGCCACACCGTCAACCGCAACTACTATGAAACGGACGGTTTGCTGCAAGCGGTGATGACCCGCAACGCCGCCGGGCAGGCCATTCAGGACTTCGGCTTTGAATTCGACCAGCTGGGCAACCTGAAAAAACGGGTGGATTACAGCCTGGACCCGGCCGCCAACAAGCCGCTGAATCTAGCGGAAACCTTCGACTACGACCGGCTGAACCGGCTCACGCAAGCCATCCTGACCAACGCTGGCCAGTCCATTTACAAGTTCTACAGCTATGACGACCTGGGCAATCTGGTCAGCAAATCCGACTTCAGTTACCACTATGTGTACGGCAATGGCCGACCACATGCGGTCAGTATGGCCTATGCACTCAACGCCCCCACCGATAGCACCAAGGCCACCCTCTACCGCTATGACGACAACGGCAACCTGACCGACGAACTCATCGGCGGCTCGCCGGTGCGGAACGCCAGCTATTTTGCGTCCAACCTGCCCAAGGCCGTGCAACGCTTTGGCAGTACGGCCGCCAGTGTCAGCTTTGTGTATGACGCCGAACGTCTGCGCGTCAAGGAGACCGCCAGCGGGCCGACCGGCAACAGTACCCTTTACCACCTGCGCCCGGAAACCCACGGCGGCGCCCATTACGAAAAGGAAACCAAGGGCAATACCACCACCCACCATGTGTACCTGTATGCCGGCAGTGAATTGGTCGGTAAGGTCAGCCAGCAGGCTGGCAATGCCAATAAAACCGCCCATTACTTCCTGACTGATCACCTGGGCTCGATTGCTGTCATCACCGACGATGCCGGTGCCGTCATCGAGCGGCTGGCCTATGACCCATTCGGCAAACGCCGGCTACCCAGCGGGCCGGATCAGGCCGGCTTGAACGGCACCACCACCCGCCATGGCTTCACCGGTCATGACCATCTGGACGGGGTTGAGCTGGTACACATGAACGGCCGCATCTATGACCCACGTGCTGGCCGTTTCATGACCCCGGACCCGAACGTGTTCTACCCAGACAACAGCCAGGACTTCAACCGCTATGCCTATGTGCACAACAACCCGTTGAGTGCGACCGACCCCAGTGGGTTTGCGTTGATGTCGTTGAGCGATACCTTCCTCTCCGGTCATGCCTTCGAACGCACGTTGAGCGATGCGCTGTTTCGGCAGATTGATCGGCAGTTCAACAACCAGCTTAACCAGAACTTCAGTGGCAACGCCGGCTATGCGTACAACAGCCGGGGCGGCAGCTATTACGCCAGCAGCGTGATCACCACCAGCAATGCCTATTCGGAACGCAGTAGCGGATCGGTGACCTTCGCCAGCCAGGCACAACCGGCACAGGTGTATGGGGCGAGTAATTCGGTGCAGGCCACTGGTAGCGCTATCAGCGATTTCTTTGGCAGTGTGAAGGCAAGCGCCAAGGAAGTCTGGGCCGATTCCAAGGAATGGGCACGGGGGAATTGGCAGCAGTTCAAGAATGATGCGAACTTTGCTGCTGAGCATCCTTCGTTGGATTTCCTCAATTCCATGCCGGCAACCGCTGGTGCAAGTGGTTTCGGGAATTGGCTGGCCGGCTTGGGGAAAGGAGCAGGCACAGCCGGGCAAATCGTCAATAGTTGCTGCTGCTTCCCGGCCGGCACCCCGGTCGAAACCGAATTCGGCTCCCAGCCCATTGAGCAGATCAAAGTCGGGCAACGGGTCTATGCGCGTGATCCGCAGACCGGTGCCACTGCGCTGAAACCTGTCACGCAGTTGATGACGACCCAGGGCAAGCCACTGTATCAGCTGGTGACACGGAACTTGGTCACCGGTGCCATCGAGCAGATGAACGTCACTGACAACCACCCGTATTGGGTACAAGGCCAAGGCTGGGTAGACGCGGCGGCGTTGAAGCCCTATATGGTGTTGGATAGCCTGAATCAGGGCGCGCTGCTGGTGGTAAGCTTGACATCGCTGAACCGGGTTGAGACGACCTACAACTTCACCGTTGCCGACTTCCATACCTACTTTGCGGGTAAGCAGAAGGCGTTTGTTCATAACAATGGGAATTGTGCTTGTGCCAGAGCCATTACGACTAGCGTTGAAGTATTGTCCAACTCGAAATTAAGCCATATCAACGGCACGATTGGGGAGTTAAGGGGTTATCAAAATGCGATTGAAAACCTTGGGCATATAGGAATCGCAGCCCCAGGAAAAGCAACTGCACGCGGCGCTGATTTTATAACCTTCAGTGTTGATGCTGAAAAGATCTTTGTGTGGGATGCAAAATATAGAGGACCCAATGGAATTCATCCAACAACCCTCTCTCCTGAAAAGCTAAAAAGGTGGATGCCAGAAGTTCGATCTGCAATAGAAAATCTGCCTGATGGCCCTTTAAAGGATGCAGCGACCAGCGCTTTGCAGAAGGGGAATGTAGGTGGTGCTATATTCAAATGGCCTCAATAG
- a CDS encoding phage late control D family protein produces the protein MDQLQDVLKRPAYAIRVNGKDINQVLNQRLISLTLADNRGFDVDQLDITLDDSDGLLAMPPRGAKLTLAIGWAGQPLVDKGSYIVDEVEHSGPPDMLTIRARSADLQAGITSKRERSFHQCTVGDIVRDIAQANQLQPAIPQWLATKSVEHLDQTSESDANLLTRLAQQYDAIATVKHGRLIFCKTGDAESVTGKPFPTVTLTRQSGDQHRFSAADRNAYTAVKAYWHNLDKAEKGEVLVDAHTQFERKAGVSKKGNATQHKHWTATQAKALEPNTRNVKVLRHIYATEATALQGAKAAWQKLQRGVAEFSLTLAEGRPELFPELPAQVVGFKPEMDACGWIVSKVTHQISHAGFTSTVELEMRLEAMA, from the coding sequence ATGGATCAGTTGCAAGACGTATTAAAACGCCCCGCCTACGCTATCCGAGTCAATGGCAAAGACATTAACCAAGTCTTGAATCAACGGCTGATCAGCCTGACGCTGGCCGACAATCGCGGGTTCGACGTGGATCAGTTGGATATCACCCTGGACGACAGTGACGGGCTGTTGGCCATGCCACCCCGTGGCGCCAAACTGACGCTGGCCATCGGTTGGGCCGGTCAACCGTTGGTGGATAAAGGCAGTTACATCGTGGATGAAGTCGAGCACAGCGGACCACCCGACATGCTGACGATTCGCGCTCGTTCCGCCGATCTGCAGGCCGGTATCACCAGCAAACGGGAAAGAAGCTTTCATCAATGCACGGTGGGTGACATCGTCAGGGACATTGCCCAAGCCAACCAGCTACAGCCCGCCATTCCCCAATGGCTTGCGACCAAGTCGGTTGAACATCTGGACCAGACCAGTGAGAGCGACGCCAATCTACTCACCCGCCTGGCGCAGCAATACGATGCCATTGCCACCGTCAAACACGGCCGGCTGATCTTCTGCAAAACCGGCGATGCGGAAAGCGTCACTGGTAAGCCATTTCCGACAGTGACACTTACCCGGCAAAGTGGCGACCAACACCGCTTCAGTGCGGCTGACCGCAATGCTTACACCGCCGTCAAAGCCTATTGGCACAACCTGGATAAAGCCGAGAAAGGGGAAGTGTTGGTGGATGCCCACACCCAGTTTGAACGCAAGGCCGGTGTCAGCAAAAAAGGCAACGCCACCCAGCACAAGCATTGGACAGCCACCCAAGCCAAGGCGTTAGAACCGAATACCCGCAATGTAAAGGTACTGCGGCATATCTACGCCACCGAAGCCACCGCCTTGCAGGGCGCCAAGGCCGCCTGGCAAAAGCTGCAACGCGGTGTGGCCGAGTTCAGTTTAACGTTGGCGGAAGGCCGGCCGGAGCTGTTTCCGGAACTGCCCGCGCAAGTGGTCGGGTTCAAGCCGGAGATGGATGCCTGTGGCTGGATCGTGTCAAAAGTCACGCATCAAATCAGTCATGCCGGTTTCACGAGTACTGTTGAATTAGAAATGCGGCTGGAAGCGATGGCGTAG
- a CDS encoding phage tail protein, with translation MDLPMMSLGLFVFRLDTLPYQELQQQLAWRLASNSRVGLRPSYQYLGPDEESITLSGLLLPELTGGDTALSLLRLMADEGKAWPLIEGTGTLYGWFAIAALDIRRQDFFSDGKARRMDFTLSLKRVDESLIEQLGMATAALLDQVA, from the coding sequence ATGGATTTACCGATGATGAGCCTGGGGCTGTTCGTGTTCAGGCTGGACACGCTACCCTATCAGGAACTGCAACAGCAATTGGCTTGGCGGCTGGCCAGTAACAGCCGGGTCGGGCTACGGCCGAGTTATCAATACCTGGGACCAGATGAAGAATCCATCACCCTGTCCGGGCTGTTGCTGCCGGAGCTGACCGGCGGTGATACCGCCTTGTCGTTGCTGCGGCTGATGGCCGACGAGGGTAAAGCGTGGCCGTTGATCGAGGGGACCGGCACCCTTTATGGCTGGTTCGCCATCGCGGCGCTGGACATCCGCCGTCAGGATTTCTTCAGCGATGGCAAGGCGCGGCGGATGGATTTCACGCTGAGTTTGAAGCGAGTGGATGAATCGCTGATCGAGCAGCTGGGCATGGCCACCGCTGCATTGCTGGATCAGGTGGCGTAA